From the genome of Triticum aestivum cultivar Chinese Spring chromosome 3B, IWGSC CS RefSeq v2.1, whole genome shotgun sequence, one region includes:
- the LOC778395 gene encoding LOB domain-containing protein 15, protein MPCLLSTLSFLAIPNFTLLYSPSLSIVPVSSVSPSPRRGGEHASMSTERERLDEIGKKIKREPDPASAIAGVVVAVSQTEHHVPRRLGLVGPGIGGAANIATPCAACKLLRRRCAHECPFAPYFSPHEPHKFAAVHKVFGASNVSKMLLEVPEPERADAASSLVYEANLRLGDPVYGCMGAISMLQQQVNALEAELQAVRAEIFKHRYRQTGVGVGVGAANLIVDDDVSAAAAGGFMAPATSLVHTAGVVSVAEAGQEVDTMPSTATAYAAGQPSSTDYSSLDTSEHDAYFG, encoded by the exons ATGCCTTGCCTTTTAAGCACTCTTTCCTTCCTCGCAATTCCAAACTTTACACTTCTCTACTCCCCCTCGCTCTCAATCGTTCCTGTGTCCTCCGTCTCTCCGTCTCCCAGGCGAGGAGGAGAGCATGCCTCTATGTCCACGGAGAG GGAGAGACTCGACGAGATCGGTAAGAAGATCAAGCGAGAGCCGGACCCCGCCTCCGCCATCGCGGGCGTCGTAGTCGCCGTCTCACAGACCGAGCACCACGTCCCTCGCCGCCTAGGCCTCGTTGGCCCAGGCATCGGCGGCGCCGCGAACATAGCGACCCCGTGCGCCGCGTGCAAGCTCCTCCGCCGGCGCTGCGCGCACGAGTGCCCCTTCGCCCCCTACTTCTCCCCGCACGAGCCCCACAAGTTCGCCGCCGTCCACAAGGTCTTCGGCGCCAGCAACGTCTCCAAGATGCTCCTG GAGGTGCCCGAGCCGGAGAGAGCCGACGCGGCGAGCAGCCTGGTGTACGAGGCGAACCTGCGGCTGGGCGACCCGGTGTACGGCTGCATGGGCGCGATCTCCATGCTGCAGCAGCAGGTGAAcgcgctggaggccgagctgcagGCCGTCAGGGCCGAGATATTCAAGCACAGGTACCGGCAgaccggcgtcggcgtcggcgtcggcgcggCAAACCTCATTGTCGACGACGACGTCAGTGCCGCCGCAGCCGGCGGCTTCATGGCTCCTGCCACGTCGCTGGTGCACACCGCTGGCGTGGTGTCCGTGGCGGAGGCCGGCCAAGAAGTGGACACAATGCCGTCGACGGCCACGGCGTACGCTGCCGGACAGCCATCGAGCACCGACTACAGCTCCCTCGACACAAGTGAGCATGATGCATACTTTGGTTGA